One window from the genome of Sulfodiicoccus acidiphilus encodes:
- a CDS encoding NADH-quinone oxidoreductase subunit C codes for MQELKNTFGIEGKAESDRRIMIEIPDPAQIRKVAEFLREKGIDHVKSITGIDYPDQKKFSIVYHVSSYGDFELAKLILSLRTYVPYERPEIETLYEIWPSVWTFERETYEMLGITFKGHPDLRRMFLPEDFEGVYPLRKSFKVKQEALFIDKQA; via the coding sequence CTGCAGGAATTAAAGAATACCTTTGGGATAGAAGGAAAGGCAGAGAGCGATCGGCGAATTATGATAGAGATTCCAGATCCTGCACAGATACGGAAAGTAGCCGAGTTTCTAAGAGAAAAAGGGATTGATCATGTTAAGTCTATCACAGGGATAGATTATCCCGATCAAAAGAAATTTTCAATAGTTTACCATGTGTCATCCTATGGAGACTTTGAATTAGCTAAACTGATACTATCGTTACGAACTTATGTTCCGTATGAAAGACCAGAAATTGAAACACTTTATGAAATTTGGCCAAGCGTGTGGACCTTTGAAAGGGAAACGTATGAGATGTTGGGAATAACCTTCAAAGGGCATCCAGATCTTAGGAGAATGTTCCTACCCGAGGACTTTGAGGGAGTGTACCCATTGAGGAAGAGTTTCAAGGTCAAACAGGAGGCGTTATTCATTGACAAGCAGGCCTGA
- a CDS encoding proton-conducting transporter membrane subunit, with the protein MISLFVFIISFILASVLVFSKTKKNSLIISLIAILINLYYIVRRGLYFTFYVSYGVGNFGFTVNNFNFPFIVTILLVTSVTAFYSTRYMSKKFEEMGGGSWGTYYALYALFSISMLYAVLSVNLLEIYIFLEIALITSFLLILMYGYGDRRRISLLYFVWTHVGTLLTLSSIIIIGLTTGSMDIYNGTAYGLLNYSSIPYVGFVLGIGVVGMLIKSATFGFNIWLPYAHGEAPTPISVLLSPNMVGLGVFVITIYFYLFSALAPYAPIFIALALLTMIYGGINALAQRDFKRFLAYSTVSQMGYMLLGSSIAFAIGLKNSVLDLPLGILAALLIYVSHGLGKAVLFMSAGSGITELETRDIEKMGGLYLNSPLHSTLSFIGLLNILGLPPTVGLLSEILLIMSAGQLIGVYGVPVFVGVTAVLMVAIAISSGYGTYLFKKVYGGVLKVQKSLDIATVYSISMGLLAFFSVLFFFFPQLLFHGGPNPLSYFVQVVRGTDPVLPLIVFLPMLGSLLSILLPSGVKDTARGVLSTTLITTSAILAIYNLITVVGSPVPFYSPTKFQWTFSYFDFSSSLLQAILGVFVSVLSTLIAIYSIGYMKEDKVLRRYWAFFTIFVASMLSVIYSDNLILFLAGWEGTGLASYGLISYWLNDDEHNVVGDFDRQVLGIRNLSFPTTSGIRALVFTRIGDVAMLTGLGVLLFLSSGTQYSATTLLYPSPTGGLLRLLFTLPSHYPSFAWLVMLFIFLGGLSKSAQFPFTQWLLTAMTGPTPVSALIHAATMVNLGAMITFLFYPFMDLSSPQTALYMEIAAGVALFTAFYASFNALVAREQKLILANSTADQISLMIFSSSIGGALAYVTGNPTLLTAGIVAGLIQMIAHGIYKASLFMNAGYVIHFTENRYISSFRNLYKKIPAVFVLQLLAALNLANFPFLIGFWGHDVISNLTASTDLFYATVLLDLLGAVYIMRLVFKTFTWRNAEEGEEHETSKLMVVSPLILVAGSIVMGGLFYSFFSSISSAFSLTYSISSLDIASVAVGLIGIVVSVLAYYVAQIDLYKYSGVRGLLDFFYYGWYVNPFFDAIGLAYRKFSQSVFRYFETGVFDDLINYKLPSSITTAGSKIFGSIQTQVLRDYVAVYGAGIVVLFILFLILLVGVR; encoded by the coding sequence ATGATATCATTGTTTGTTTTTATTATATCATTTATTCTTGCATCCGTTCTTGTTTTTTCAAAAACTAAGAAAAATAGCCTCATCATTTCTTTGATAGCAATTCTAATCAACTTGTACTACATCGTTAGAAGGGGCCTATACTTCACCTTTTATGTTTCCTATGGAGTAGGTAATTTCGGCTTCACTGTCAATAATTTCAATTTCCCGTTCATTGTTACTATTTTGCTTGTGACTTCGGTTACCGCGTTCTACTCGACGAGGTACATGTCGAAGAAGTTTGAGGAGATGGGTGGAGGGAGCTGGGGAACCTACTACGCCCTTTATGCGTTATTCAGTATTTCGATGTTGTATGCGGTGCTTTCTGTTAATCTCTTGGAAATTTACATCTTCTTGGAGATTGCCCTCATCACCTCTTTCCTTCTAATCTTAATGTATGGATATGGCGATAGAAGGAGGATATCACTTCTCTACTTCGTGTGGACTCACGTTGGAACTTTACTAACACTATCTTCGATAATAATAATTGGTCTTACCACTGGTAGTATGGATATTTACAACGGGACCGCTTACGGGCTTCTCAATTACTCCTCAATTCCTTACGTCGGTTTTGTGCTGGGTATAGGAGTCGTAGGTATGCTGATCAAGTCGGCCACATTTGGTTTCAATATATGGCTACCATACGCCCACGGTGAAGCCCCCACCCCTATATCCGTTTTGTTGAGTCCTAACATGGTCGGGCTAGGAGTATTCGTGATAACTATCTATTTCTATCTATTTTCAGCTCTGGCTCCGTATGCCCCAATCTTCATTGCGTTGGCCTTGCTGACGATGATATATGGGGGAATCAACGCACTAGCTCAACGTGACTTCAAGAGATTCCTAGCCTATTCTACAGTCTCCCAAATGGGTTACATGTTGCTGGGTTCTTCAATTGCCTTCGCTATAGGTCTCAAGAACTCCGTCTTAGATCTTCCTCTAGGGATACTGGCGGCCCTCCTGATTTACGTTTCTCACGGTCTCGGAAAGGCAGTTCTCTTCATGAGCGCAGGTTCAGGGATAACTGAGCTTGAGACGCGAGATATCGAGAAGATGGGGGGCCTATATCTTAACTCTCCTCTCCACTCCACTCTCTCGTTCATTGGACTGCTCAACATCTTAGGTCTACCACCTACAGTAGGACTTCTGAGTGAAATCCTCCTGATCATGTCAGCAGGCCAACTCATAGGCGTTTATGGAGTCCCAGTTTTTGTTGGAGTCACAGCAGTTTTAATGGTAGCTATAGCCATATCCTCAGGCTACGGAACATACTTATTCAAGAAAGTATACGGTGGGGTTCTTAAGGTCCAGAAAAGTCTAGATATAGCTACAGTATATAGCATTTCGATGGGCTTACTGGCCTTCTTCAGTGTTCTATTTTTCTTCTTCCCTCAACTCCTTTTCCATGGCGGCCCCAATCCTCTAAGTTACTTCGTGCAAGTAGTTAGGGGCACAGATCCTGTGCTTCCATTAATAGTCTTCCTTCCTATGTTAGGCTCTCTTTTATCCATCCTACTTCCCTCTGGCGTAAAAGACACCGCTAGGGGAGTTCTATCCACGACCTTAATCACAACCTCTGCCATTTTGGCCATCTACAACCTTATTACAGTAGTGGGTAGTCCTGTGCCTTTCTATTCTCCAACTAAGTTCCAATGGACCTTCTCCTATTTCGACTTTAGTTCTAGTCTCTTACAGGCTATACTTGGAGTGTTCGTGTCTGTGCTCTCTACCTTGATCGCGATATATAGTATAGGGTATATGAAGGAGGACAAGGTTCTGAGAAGATATTGGGCATTCTTTACCATTTTCGTCGCTTCCATGTTGTCTGTCATTTACTCTGATAATCTTATTCTCTTCTTGGCGGGATGGGAGGGGACAGGCCTCGCTTCTTATGGCCTGATAAGTTATTGGCTTAATGATGACGAGCATAACGTGGTAGGAGACTTTGACAGACAAGTGTTGGGAATAAGGAATCTATCCTTCCCGACTACCAGTGGAATAAGAGCCCTAGTTTTCACCAGGATAGGCGACGTAGCCATGCTCACAGGCCTTGGCGTGCTTCTGTTCTTAAGTAGTGGAACCCAGTATTCTGCTACTACCCTGCTCTACCCATCTCCCACCGGCGGATTGCTAAGACTGCTCTTCACCTTGCCCTCTCACTACCCCTCCTTTGCGTGGCTTGTGATGCTGTTTATATTTCTGGGAGGACTGTCCAAGAGCGCGCAATTTCCATTCACACAGTGGTTACTAACGGCAATGACAGGTCCCACCCCAGTGAGTGCATTGATACATGCAGCTACCATGGTCAACTTGGGAGCTATGATAACCTTCCTGTTCTATCCATTCATGGATCTTTCCAGTCCACAGACTGCTCTCTATATGGAAATAGCTGCCGGGGTGGCTTTATTTACGGCGTTCTACGCTAGCTTTAACGCACTTGTTGCTAGAGAACAGAAGCTGATCCTCGCCAATTCCACTGCAGATCAAATTTCTCTAATGATATTCTCCTCTTCGATAGGCGGTGCGCTCGCTTACGTAACTGGTAACCCCACATTGTTGACTGCTGGTATTGTGGCAGGTCTAATCCAGATGATAGCTCATGGCATCTACAAAGCATCGCTTTTCATGAATGCCGGCTATGTGATACATTTCACAGAGAACAGATATATCTCATCTTTCCGTAACCTCTACAAGAAGATACCAGCGGTGTTTGTGCTTCAACTTCTGGCAGCTCTTAACCTGGCCAACTTTCCCTTCTTGATTGGCTTTTGGGGGCATGATGTGATAAGTAACTTAACTGCTAGTACGGACTTATTTTACGCTACTGTTTTACTTGACTTGCTCGGTGCTGTTTATATCATGCGTCTGGTATTCAAAACGTTCACGTGGAGGAATGCAGAGGAAGGAGAGGAACACGAGACCTCGAAGCTTATGGTGGTGTCTCCTCTAATATTAGTGGCAGGGTCAATTGTAATGGGTGGCCTGTTCTATTCTTTCTTCTCCTCTATATCCTCGGCTTTCTCCTTGACTTATTCAATCTCATCACTGGACATTGCAAGCGTCGCCGTAGGACTTATAGGAATAGTTGTTAGCGTACTCGCTTATTACGTTGCCCAAATAGACCTTTATAAATACAGCGGAGTGAGGGGACTTCTGGACTTCTTCTACTATGGTTGGTACGTCAACCCGTTCTTCGATGCTATTGGTTTGGCCTACAGGAAGTTCAGCCAATCAGTGTTCAGGTATTTCGAGACCGGCGTATTTGACGATCTGATCAATTACAAGCTACCATCCTCTATAACAACTGCTGGGTCTAAGATTTTCGGCAGCATTCAAACGCAGGTTCTCAGGGACTACGTTGCCGTCTATGGAGCGGGAATAGTGGTGCTCTTCATTCTTTTCCTAATACTTCTCGTGGGGGTGAGGTGA
- a CDS encoding Rossmann-like domain-containing protein: MIIEEVLDELSFFLKGRKVVNLCMGVNYTSAVLDDRSVGISNTIYDKEYPLGGKLAGMSAYDAASALGTSTERSVATAIMNALTVHPFGDQDPTTDSEGRLCVFGYSPNFHGKKFNKIYIYDFNVREEIVERNVVLRPYSMFKGESCEVAVLFGSTLVNGTVDDILSKLSSDILILAGISAIYAPLTLKRHGFTHVLKYFLSDRFTAFRVVCEGGGSDELRKYIIRKYKKI, encoded by the coding sequence ATGATAATTGAAGAAGTACTCGATGAGTTAAGCTTTTTCTTGAAAGGCCGTAAAGTGGTTAACCTTTGTATGGGAGTTAACTACACTTCAGCTGTACTTGACGATCGGAGCGTAGGCATAAGCAATACGATCTACGATAAGGAGTACCCTCTAGGCGGAAAATTAGCGGGAATGTCTGCCTACGACGCAGCGTCGGCTCTAGGAACTTCTACTGAAAGGAGTGTGGCCACTGCTATTATGAACGCTCTTACAGTTCATCCTTTTGGGGACCAAGATCCCACCACCGATTCAGAGGGCAGGCTTTGCGTTTTCGGTTACTCTCCAAATTTCCATGGCAAAAAATTTAATAAAATTTATATATATGATTTTAATGTTAGGGAAGAGATTGTAGAGAGAAACGTTGTACTGAGGCCATATTCTATGTTCAAGGGCGAAAGTTGTGAGGTTGCGGTCCTTTTTGGATCGACGTTGGTCAATGGGACGGTTGACGATATTTTAAGTAAGCTTAGTTCAGATATCTTGATCTTGGCTGGTATTTCCGCCATCTATGCACCTCTCACATTAAAGAGGCATGGTTTTACACACGTCTTGAAGTACTTCCTCAGCGATAGATTTACGGCCTTCAGGGTAGTTTGTGAAGGAGGGGGTTCAGACGAACTTAGGAAGTATATTATAAGAAAATATAAGAAAATATGA
- a CDS encoding sugar phosphate nucleotidyltransferase — protein MVSAVVLAGGNATRLRPLSLTRPKALLPVVDKPILDYIIQGLRKGGVDRIYISVRVMAEKIQERYSEEDLIFVREDKPLGDAGPLNLIANKYELGDDVLVVYGDVYSEVDFSRVYEFHKEKDLTATVVGTRVSNPRRYGVLLKDDYVLTEIAEKPSHPKDNLVNAGVYVFKTEVLRKVQARGIGRELLPKLINEGTVGVFEYQGVWADIGVPQDYLELNLKLIRRSYQRGYVSEDALVSKDAKLIPPYFVGRGAKVGAYSKIENSLIGRESKIGDWCRITDSLLMEGVEVGSGSAIAKAILGAGVSLGEWVHVREGSILGDEVNVSEGVLLNSKTIVLPFKEINESIEETGKIVL, from the coding sequence ATGGTAAGTGCTGTAGTTCTAGCTGGAGGAAACGCTACCCGGCTAAGGCCATTAAGTTTGACGAGGCCGAAGGCCCTTCTTCCCGTAGTTGACAAACCTATCTTGGATTACATAATACAAGGTCTCAGAAAAGGAGGCGTCGATAGGATCTACATATCGGTAAGAGTCATGGCTGAGAAGATACAGGAAAGGTACAGTGAAGAAGACCTAATATTCGTAAGAGAGGATAAGCCGTTGGGGGATGCGGGACCTTTGAATCTCATAGCAAACAAATACGAACTTGGGGATGACGTCCTAGTAGTTTATGGAGATGTTTACAGCGAAGTGGATTTCAGTAGAGTCTACGAGTTTCACAAAGAAAAGGATCTTACAGCCACCGTAGTAGGGACTAGGGTTTCGAATCCTCGGCGGTACGGAGTACTTCTGAAAGACGATTATGTGCTTACTGAAATTGCCGAGAAACCTTCTCACCCTAAGGATAACCTAGTCAACGCGGGGGTCTACGTCTTCAAGACTGAAGTATTACGAAAGGTTCAAGCGAGGGGCATTGGACGAGAACTTCTCCCCAAACTAATCAACGAGGGAACAGTGGGAGTCTTCGAATATCAGGGAGTTTGGGCCGATATAGGTGTCCCTCAAGATTACCTAGAGCTTAACCTCAAACTGATAAGGCGCTCGTATCAAAGAGGATACGTCAGTGAGGATGCTTTAGTTTCAAAAGACGCTAAGCTAATACCTCCATATTTTGTGGGTAGGGGTGCGAAAGTCGGGGCCTACTCGAAAATAGAGAACAGTCTAATAGGTAGAGAATCGAAAATAGGAGATTGGTGTCGAATAACGGATTCACTCCTGATGGAAGGTGTGGAAGTTGGCTCAGGATCCGCTATAGCTAAAGCAATATTAGGGGCTGGAGTGAGTTTGGGAGAGTGGGTCCATGTGAGGGAGGGCTCCATATTGGGCGATGAGGTCAATGTGTCCGAGGGTGTGCTACTGAACTCCAAGACAATTGTTCTTCCATTCAAAGAGATAAATGAGTCAATAGAAGAAACGGGAAAGATCGTGTTATGA
- a CDS encoding NADH-quinone oxidoreductase subunit D — translation MLPEGGMGVEIVPASGELNVGPQHPGAGHMRIVVKLNGDIIEDVDLDVGYVHRSVEKLCESRNYMHLIPLVERPAILDSIHMNLGYIIAVEKILNVQPPERAQYLRSFAAEVNRIASHLYGLGILTVFLGHSTGFMWGFGDREVWVEILQALTGARVTNSYVIPGGVRRDLGSSIVEMTNKALDYTERKLKDWRSMVLNNPVLRARLENVGVMSKENAIKWGAVGPNLRASGVYYDVRKTEPYGAYDKLDFEIPVYKEGDGFARTLVRFEEIEQSMKIIRQIIKDIPEGPILADRFLNQIPPTRRKKWLEEQRRVVFPGYYASFRPPKGEAISRIEAGRGELVYYVVSDGTAHPYRLRMITPSYRLIYVFKQLSKGARYADLVSIYGSLDYFPPEADR, via the coding sequence ATGCTCCCAGAAGGGGGTATGGGAGTAGAAATAGTTCCGGCTTCTGGAGAACTTAACGTAGGGCCACAGCACCCAGGAGCTGGGCACATGAGGATAGTAGTCAAACTTAACGGAGACATAATAGAAGATGTGGATCTCGACGTAGGATATGTTCACAGATCTGTTGAGAAACTGTGTGAAAGCAGAAATTACATGCACTTGATTCCCCTGGTTGAGAGACCTGCTATACTGGATTCTATACATATGAACCTAGGATATATAATTGCTGTGGAAAAAATATTAAATGTTCAACCTCCAGAAAGAGCGCAATATCTTAGGAGTTTCGCGGCCGAAGTAAACAGGATAGCAAGCCACCTTTATGGTCTCGGCATCTTGACCGTCTTTTTAGGTCATTCAACTGGTTTCATGTGGGGATTTGGGGATAGGGAAGTGTGGGTCGAGATACTGCAGGCCCTCACTGGCGCTAGGGTGACCAACTCCTACGTTATTCCTGGTGGTGTAAGGAGAGATCTAGGCTCATCGATAGTGGAGATGACTAATAAAGCTCTCGACTATACGGAGAGGAAACTCAAAGACTGGAGAAGTATGGTTCTGAACAATCCAGTGCTTAGGGCTAGGTTGGAAAATGTAGGAGTTATGAGTAAGGAGAATGCGATTAAGTGGGGCGCCGTAGGTCCCAACTTGAGGGCTTCAGGAGTATATTACGATGTTAGGAAGACGGAGCCCTACGGTGCCTACGATAAACTAGACTTCGAAATTCCCGTATACAAGGAAGGAGACGGTTTCGCTAGGACCCTGGTTAGGTTCGAGGAGATAGAGCAAAGCATGAAAATTATTAGACAAATAATCAAAGACATTCCAGAAGGTCCTATACTTGCGGACAGATTCCTCAATCAAATTCCTCCAACAAGACGAAAGAAATGGTTAGAAGAACAACGTAGGGTAGTGTTCCCTGGGTATTATGCTTCGTTTAGGCCTCCTAAGGGAGAGGCAATATCCAGGATCGAAGCAGGGAGAGGAGAATTAGTTTACTACGTAGTAAGCGATGGAACTGCCCACCCTTACAGGTTGAGAATGATCACACCTTCCTACAGGTTGATATATGTTTTTAAGCAGCTCTCCAAGGGGGCAAGGTACGCTGACCTAGTCTCTATATATGGAAGTCTAGACTATTTCCCACCGGAGGCGGATAGATGA
- the thyX gene encoding FAD-dependent thymidylate synthase, translated as MNVHLVSFTENGEKLIAIAAKISHSRKGWIEHEDMSGEEVETWIRESFRHGYLSVFEHSVYTFSIEGISRVCSHQLVRHRVASYTQTSHRFARPIDEHYKPITPPSARGKIESAYSKIYELYWSILQEGVPEEDARYVLPNGVNTNIVVTMNARELINFFALRLCSRAQWEIREVAWRMFEEVRKVHPLIFKYAGPSCILHDNWISNSLATVEDVEEGKHHLVSERCIEGVPRPNIPKCITNSRQIVNVFKSNRE; from the coding sequence GTGAATGTTCACCTAGTGTCCTTCACTGAGAACGGTGAGAAGTTAATAGCAATAGCAGCCAAGATCTCTCATTCTCGTAAAGGATGGATTGAACACGAGGACATGAGTGGAGAGGAGGTCGAAACGTGGATAAGAGAGTCCTTCAGACATGGTTACCTTTCGGTTTTTGAACATTCGGTTTACACTTTCTCTATAGAGGGAATATCGAGGGTTTGTTCTCATCAACTAGTGCGCCACAGGGTGGCGTCTTATACGCAGACCTCCCACAGGTTTGCTAGACCTATTGATGAACATTACAAGCCCATCACGCCTCCCTCTGCTAGAGGTAAAATAGAGAGCGCCTATTCCAAGATATATGAGTTGTACTGGTCCATCCTCCAAGAGGGAGTACCTGAGGAAGACGCTAGGTATGTGTTGCCAAATGGAGTCAACACTAATATAGTTGTGACCATGAACGCTAGGGAATTGATAAATTTCTTTGCTCTACGTCTTTGCTCTAGGGCTCAATGGGAAATAAGGGAAGTTGCTTGGAGAATGTTCGAGGAAGTAAGAAAAGTCCATCCACTCATATTTAAGTATGCCGGGCCTTCCTGTATACTTCACGATAACTGGATAAGCAATTCCTTGGCTACAGTGGAAGATGTTGAGGAAGGAAAGCATCACCTAGTCTCAGAGAGGTGCATAGAAGGAGTCCCTCGGCCAAACATCCCTAAATGTATAACTAATTCAAGACAGATCGTGAACGTTTTCAAGAGTAACCGCGAATAA
- the nuoI gene encoding NADH-quinone oxidoreductase subunit NuoI translates to MDKIENKNQEKIKEYEKKNTFRLFADHVTAIATGLKYTVKPTRITLKYPEESLLLPNGYRGMLRLYKDVCIGCTLCALVCPADAMKMATDQGKKYPMINYGRCVFCGFCVDICPVDALRETGMHDAAFKNRRDLVFDPDKFNADFTQDMPTGKVVRRVKTVIDENKGIKYEPADN, encoded by the coding sequence ATGGATAAGATAGAAAACAAAAATCAAGAAAAAATAAAGGAGTATGAGAAGAAGAACACGTTCAGACTCTTCGCTGATCACGTTACCGCAATAGCGACCGGGCTTAAGTACACCGTTAAGCCCACTAGGATAACGCTGAAGTACCCTGAAGAGTCTTTACTACTTCCCAACGGTTATAGGGGAATGCTAAGACTCTATAAGGACGTTTGTATAGGCTGTACCTTGTGTGCGCTAGTCTGTCCAGCCGATGCAATGAAAATGGCGACGGATCAAGGAAAGAAGTATCCAATGATCAACTATGGTAGGTGTGTCTTCTGTGGTTTCTGTGTCGACATCTGTCCGGTAGATGCCTTAAGGGAGACCGGCATGCATGACGCAGCCTTCAAAAATAGAAGGGACTTAGTATTCGATCCTGATAAGTTCAATGCCGACTTCACCCAAGATATGCCTACCGGAAAGGTTGTCAGGAGAGTTAAGACCGTAATAGATGAAAATAAGGGGATTAAGTATGAGCCTGCCGATAATTGA
- a CDS encoding NADH-quinone oxidoreductase subunit J: MSLPIIDIELPVFVIFSVSAIISSLLIVNSRNVFYSAVSLGILGISVAVIIALLNPEAYALYSAIHLLLYVGATVVFIAISLVLFRGVQVNESNIPWASPLATVLGIVLLSVILVPFLSASSPLPPQALNLTVLAQDLLVKYWFPTIIIVIALATTLVEAITLARRD; encoded by the coding sequence ATGAGCCTGCCGATAATTGACATCGAGCTTCCTGTATTTGTGATCTTCTCCGTATCTGCCATAATTTCCTCGCTTTTGATAGTTAATTCTAGGAACGTCTTCTACTCTGCGGTCTCCCTAGGCATATTAGGCATATCCGTTGCGGTGATTATTGCTCTCCTTAATCCAGAGGCATATGCTTTGTACTCTGCTATTCACTTGTTGCTTTACGTCGGTGCCACCGTGGTCTTCATTGCAATATCCTTGGTTCTCTTTAGAGGGGTTCAGGTAAACGAGTCTAACATTCCTTGGGCCTCTCCGTTGGCCACCGTCCTCGGTATTGTGTTATTGTCCGTAATATTGGTTCCCTTCCTTAGCGCCTCTAGCCCCTTACCTCCTCAAGCCTTGAACTTAACCGTGTTAGCGCAGGATCTTCTAGTAAAATACTGGTTCCCGACAATAATAATTGTAATAGCTCTGGCGACAACTCTAGTGGAAGCTATAACCCTAGCCAGGAGGGATTGA
- the nuoH gene encoding NADH-quinone oxidoreductase subunit NuoH translates to MNILSTVGFYVLYPSFFIMIIFPGLIFALVVLLYTIWFERKIAAKVQMRFGPLYASKRSGGFLQLVADAIKFAFSEIIVPEQVNRTLFVLGPVLYLLVSILPLALIPLSVIPIAGSPLSVYYHTFFDSSVGTGVVAAVVSNYSLLLVLALESVTPIFVLLTAWVTNNRFALLGAVREGLLSVSYDVLLIMASLSLAIEYHTLDIAKIVEGPLPGFVANPFAAFLFLIGMLIGTGRFPFDIVEAESELVAGPYTEYSGLLFVLSMGGSYIGTFSYSILFADLFLGGWQPFTGYYGMIFTVFKAVLVLMFAVFMRSVYGRYRIDQALRGSWKYLFPLALVSLVLGGVVGVWIR, encoded by the coding sequence ATGAACATACTTTCTACCGTAGGATTCTACGTTCTCTATCCGTCGTTCTTCATCATGATAATTTTCCCTGGTTTAATCTTCGCTCTGGTAGTCCTTTTGTATACGATATGGTTCGAGAGAAAAATAGCAGCGAAGGTCCAAATGAGGTTTGGGCCACTCTACGCCTCCAAGCGTAGCGGCGGATTTCTCCAGCTAGTTGCAGATGCTATAAAATTCGCTTTTAGTGAGATAATTGTTCCTGAACAGGTAAACAGAACGCTCTTCGTGTTAGGGCCAGTGTTGTATCTCTTAGTGAGTATATTGCCACTAGCTCTGATTCCCTTGTCTGTAATCCCGATTGCCGGCTCTCCTCTCTCCGTTTACTACCATACTTTCTTCGATTCCTCAGTTGGCACCGGTGTAGTAGCGGCAGTAGTTTCTAATTACAGTTTACTCCTTGTATTAGCGCTCGAGTCTGTTACGCCCATTTTCGTTTTATTAACCGCTTGGGTCACTAACAACAGGTTCGCTTTACTTGGAGCCGTTAGGGAGGGACTGCTATCGGTGTCCTACGACGTCCTTCTCATAATGGCTTCTCTTTCTCTAGCGATCGAGTATCACACATTGGACATAGCCAAGATTGTTGAAGGACCTTTGCCTGGATTTGTGGCGAATCCATTTGCAGCTTTCCTTTTCCTAATTGGAATGTTGATAGGAACGGGGAGATTTCCCTTCGATATAGTTGAGGCGGAGTCTGAGCTAGTCGCGGGTCCGTATACGGAATATAGTGGACTTCTCTTCGTCCTTTCTATGGGGGGCTCCTATATTGGAACCTTTAGTTACTCGATATTGTTCGCTGACCTCTTCCTAGGGGGATGGCAACCCTTCACTGGTTATTACGGCATGATCTTTACGGTTTTCAAGGCCGTACTAGTCCTCATGTTCGCCGTCTTCATGAGGTCTGTGTACGGTAGGTACAGAATTGACCAAGCGCTAAGAGGGAGTTGGAAATACTTGTTCCCCTTAGCCTTGGTATCTTTAGTATTAGGTGGGGTGGTTGGAGTATGGATAAGATAG
- the ndhC gene encoding NADH-quinone oxidoreductase subunit A — protein sequence MTLTQPLVAFGVTIVLILAIGYGGYKFLSIALEGKPSPLKTDRFEAGNIPTGEGRLWFPLQYYGYLLIYTTLEPIIVLLFLASSALTIQATYYLLFLVGALIIVLYPVINYAIRQINTISYWELRR from the coding sequence ATGACGCTAACACAGCCTTTAGTCGCCTTCGGCGTTACGATTGTCCTGATCCTTGCGATAGGCTATGGAGGATATAAGTTCCTGAGTATAGCTCTAGAGGGTAAGCCCTCTCCCCTCAAGACAGATAGGTTTGAGGCCGGAAATATACCAACCGGAGAAGGGAGGCTTTGGTTCCCTCTACAATATTACGGGTATTTGTTGATTTACACCACATTGGAGCCTATAATTGTTCTATTGTTTCTGGCATCGTCTGCTCTAACTATTCAAGCTACTTACTATCTCCTCTTCCTTGTAGGGGCGTTAATAATCGTACTTTATCCTGTTATAAATTATGCGATAAGACAGATAAATACTATATCTTATTGGGAGTTGAGAAGGTGA
- a CDS encoding NADH-quinone oxidoreductase subunit NuoK yields MNTLSLMGITLAVVLTSVGLYGIFRSRNVIRILLSSEIILNSSILFLFSAASALGRTYTPVLFSVFAIGMALTEVVVAFAAIILYYRLKGRLEVS; encoded by the coding sequence ATGAACACTTTGTCTTTGATGGGAATAACATTAGCTGTCGTCCTTACTTCGGTCGGTCTATACGGAATATTCCGTAGTAGGAACGTTATTAGGATCCTGCTTTCATCCGAAATTATTCTTAATTCATCCATACTATTCCTTTTTTCTGCTGCTTCCGCATTGGGTAGGACCTATACTCCAGTTCTCTTCTCGGTCTTCGCCATCGGGATGGCCTTGACGGAGGTCGTAGTGGCCTTCGCGGCCATCATTCTGTATTACAGATTGAAGGGTAGATTAGAGGTGAGTTAA